ACGGCCCGGAAGACCGCGAGGAAGTCGCCTGCCAAGAAGGCTCCCTAGATAAAGCCCCGGCACAGCGTGTAGGGCCTCGGACACTGCTGGCACGCCGCGCGGTACGTCGAGGACGTGTCGCGCGTCTCGGCGACACGTACCGCAGACAGCCCCGGCATCTGGCCGGCCCACTGCTCGTAAAGCCCAGACGGCGAAGAGTTGGGCGGTCGGCCGCTCTCCGACGATCTCATTCAGATCCCGTCCGCGCAGCTGCTCTTCGGCCCACTGCTGGAGTGTGGACTCGTGCTCCGCTGCCGAGTGAACCCCGACCAAGATCGCGCTGGTGAACGCCGGGCCAACCAACACCGATATCCAGATGCCTCTGGGCTGATGCAACGAACGCCGTCTCTGCGGATTCCAAAGCGTTGCAGGCGCTCCGATAAGCCGTGATCACATCTCGGTCGTCGAGAGCACTGCTCTCATGAAACACGGCAATGTTCGGGTGATCAGTCATCACAGCCTCCACTAGCCCCCGCGAACGTAACCGCAAGCCAGCACGACAGCCGCAGACACACCGGGTTGGCCGGCCCTTGGCTACCCACTTGGGACCCACCGGGGCCACAGCGATCTCCGACGCCTTCGCTCCACCGACTAGGCGTGTCGCCTACTACAACCGACCTTGCCACCCTGAACTCGCGGCTTCGGTCAGGGCAGGTACTGGCGGGTCTCTGCCCGGGCGAGCACCGAATCCCGTATCCGGGCCGGCTTGCAGGTAGCAGACGAGCCGATCCAGATGTGCCGTCAGGTTCTTGTGCCGCCGTAGCTCGCCGATCTGCTCGACCGCGAGATCGCGCCAGTGATCGGCGAGAGCACGGGCCTCAGCAGGAGTGAGGGAAAGCGCGGCGACGGTGTCGGCCGCCAGTGTCTCGGGGCTCCAGTCCTCGTCCTCGTTTTCCGGACCCAGGTGATCGATCATCCACATCCGCAGCATGAAGTTCTGCCGAGCCGTCCGTGCCCGATCCCACAAGCCGTCGCAGGGCAGACGCTGGTTGGCCCGCAACGACAGCTTGGCCCACTGCTGGCGGGCTTCGCGGGGTTGGTCGGCGCGATAGGCATGACCCAGCGCAACGACGCGTACCGCCTCAAGCTGCTGGCCTTGGGCGTCCGAGGCGAACGACTGAAGGCGTTCGCTCGTCCATGTGCTGAGGTCCCGGCCTGGGTCTTCATGATTGGCGTCGACGTTCAAGAGTCCTCGCTTCTCTGAACTGGCGCCGACGGGTGCGGATCACGTCCCAGACGATTGCGGCGGTCAGCGCGCGCAGGGCGTCATCGTATGGGTGACGGTCGAACTGGAACGGACCGAATGCCGTGCAGTCGCGGGTCTTGCGATGGGGTTGCTTGAAGGAGTCCCAGATCACGAGGTCGCTCTGGTGGACCGTCCGAGGAAGTGGTCCCGCACGGACGGGCGGAGTGCCAGCGGTGGGCGGTTCGACCTGTGTCCCGGCCGTCCGCTCGGAGCGTGATCGTTCCACGCTGTTTCGGGGTGCCCCACAGGGTGCGTCCCCCGACCAGGGCCTGTTTGGTGTCGACCCATGCGGCCACGGTGCCGGCGGGCGGCTGGGCAGTGACCGTGCCGCACGGCCAGGGCGACGAGGGATTTCGCGGTAGGTGAGGACACTGCCGGGCTGGTAGTCGACTTAGAAGGTGACCAGGGTGGATCGGCGCCGCACGATCCATGAGCGGGTCCCTGGCTGCAGTGGCAGGACTGCAGATCGTCCACTGTGCGGGCGGTTCGGATGGGGGTGTAATGGAGGAGCAAATACACCCTCCCTTGGAGGGCGGTATGAGCCCACCAACTCCTCCAAAGCCGGACGCCTGGCGTCGTCGGCGCCGGCTGCGCCGTGAGCGGGCGCCCAGACGCTTCAAGCACCCCTGGATCGCCGCGGCCCTGCTCCTTTGCGGCCTCCTTCTTGGCCTCGGCGGCTTGGGAGCCCTCCTGGGGGAAGACCAGCAGTCCACCTCAGATCCGCCGCCCGGAGAGATATATCCGACGGCACCACGCCCCGCGCTCATCACAGCCGCAGGAAACGCGCGATGATCCAGCGACGCCGACCACGAGACCATCGAGGACACCACAGCCGGGCGTGGTGGTGCTCCGCGTCATCGACGGCGACACCATCGAGGTGCGCGGCAGCGGACAGGTCGTCCCGGAGGGCAGCGTGGCCCGCGTGCGGCTCCTGGAGATCGACGCCCCGGAGCGGGGCGCCTGCTTCGCCGACGACGCGACCGCCCGCACTGCCGCACTGCTGCCGCCCGGCAGCAGCGCACGCGCCGAACGCGACACGGAACTCACCGATCGCTACGACCGCTACCTGCTGTACGTGTGGAACGAGCAGGGCGTCTTCGTCAACGAATCCCTTGTCCGAAGCGGGCACGCCAAGGCGGTCCTCTACCCTCCGAATGACAAGTACTGGACCAGGATCTCGGGTGCCGAGGACACTGCCCGCCAGGCTGGTGCCGGTTTGTGGAGCACGTGCTCCGATGCATCGAGCACGCCTACCGCTCCCTCCGACATACCTGCCCCCGACACCCCAACCCGCCCGAACCTGCCGGACGGCCCTCCCGCCGGTGTTCCCGACGTGGACTGCTCCGATCTGTCCGGCCCGGTCTGGGTCGGCCCCAATGACCCACACCGGCTCGACGCGGACGGTGACGGCATCGGTTGCGATGCCAGTTGAACAACGCCGGCCTCGGCAGGAAAGCGCATGACCAAGTCGGCTGTTCCCCGCGCCGGTACACGCCCCCGCGCGCCGTGTGGCAAAGCTCGACGAGAGGAGCACGCCGTCCGCACAGGAGGTACGGGGCAGCCTTGGCCGCCCTTGCCCGCCCGGCTCACGAACTCGGCGGTGATCAGCCCCTCGCCGAACGGGAGAGCCGACCGACACCGACGGGAAAGAGTCGCGTCCGCGCATCAGACACGGCCCAAGCACGCGACGTCCATTCAGGACCGGCGGCGAGCCCTCAACACGTAGCCGCCGACAGCGAAGGCACTGGCTGTCAGGCCCACGCCGAGTGTGATGGCCCAGCCGGACGTTCCCACGCTGGAGGCGCCTCCAACCCCGCCCCTCACTCCACGCGTTGGGGTTGCAGCAGGAGTCACGGTTCCCGCGGCAGCGGCAGTGCCGCGGCGTGGCAGCGCCTCGCAGGCGATCTGGTCGTCGGGCCCCTGGTCCTCGTCGAGCCGATGAGGATCGCTGGGATCCTGGTTGAAGAATGCCTGCGCATCTTCCTGGAAAGCGAAGTCGCGGCAGTCGAGGTCCTGGGCATGAGCAACACCAGACAAAGGGGCGATCCACGCGACCGCGGCAACTATGCCGGTGACAGCGGTACGGCTGCGCATGAGCTTCTCCTCCCGGCCGAAGTGGACGGTCAGCTCCGACCCTAGGACCAGCCCACCGTCGCAGCCCGAGACAGTAGGCCAAACGACTGAACGACTGAACGACTGACAGTGAGGATTCGCCATGGCATCGTTCCAAGTCTTCAGCCCGCCGCCACGCCGTCGGCGGCGGGGGCGCGGCGGCGCCGACGCGCAACACCGGTGAGCGCGGCCCGGTCCCCAGCTGCGTCCGCGGCGCCCATCGCGCCCATCCCGGTCCCTCAACTAGCTCCAGACCGTGGGCGCGATCGCAAGGCGACACCGTGACCAGCCGACCGGCAGCCGCTTTCACCTCATAAGGCACCATGTCGCGGTAGACGTTGCGGGAAGTGAGTCGCAGGCAATCAGAGACTGCCGCCGGACCAGTCCCAGCGGGCCGTATCCCGGGCCGGGGGGCGACAACGCCCGCGCGCCGGAGCCGGCCGCCGCGACTCCCGCCGCATCCGGGGCTGCTCCGCACCGCATTCCGCGGGCCAGGCCGGGAAACAGGCTATGGCAGGCGCGGCGCGGGCCAGGCCGGCTTCCACCGCCAGGACGTCCACGTGTCGGCGTCCGCGAACGGACCGGAGGGTTCCTCGACCATCGCGAGGACCCAGGCGCGGGCGTCGTCGACGGCCTGGTGCTCGGTGTCGCTGATGATGCCGAGCCGTCGCAGGTGGGCGTACTCGTCTTCGTCCTTCCACGTGAGGCGGCTGAGGCCGGGGTGACGGCCAGGGCCACGGTGAGGTCGAAGGTGTCGAAGCCGTCCGGCGTACGGCGGGTCGGATGTTCGAAGTTCACGTACAAGTTGCGCATCCCGGCACTCGTGTAGAAGGCGTTGATGCTGAACCACGCGGTCGGCGGCTTCCACAGCAGCAGCTCGGTCTCCTGCCACAGCGCGGGAGCCACCTCCCACTCCCCCGTCGCCAGTCGCGTCGAACACCTCGGTACGCACCGACCGGTCGCCGTCGGCACAGGGGTTCCCCGGTCTTCGTGGGGATCCCGCATGGCGATCGTGTTGGGCAGACCTGGAGTCGCCGGGTTGAGTGAGGCTGTGGGTGTGCTGCGGGAGTGGCAGTACGAAGGGGCGCCGATGCAACCGCACCCTGGGGACCTGGGCTGGTTCTGGCGGTTCGGTGCAGGGGCGACGGCGCCTCGGACCTGGAGCCGGGACGGACAGATCCTCGCCGTCGGGCTGCTGGACGCTCCCCAGCTGTTGCGGCTGACGATCGCGCCGGACACCCAGCGGGACGAGGAGCTGGCGCAGCAGCTGATCGAGGACCTGACCGAGCCGGAGCACGGCGTACTGAGTAGGTGTTTCTCTTCCCGCTCGTAGTGGTGCATCAGAGCGGAGTCGACACACGGTCACGCGGTGGAGCTCAACGGGGCTGCGCTGCGGGACTGTAGGGGAGATTCCTCAAGGAAATCGGGCTGCGCTCGGGCGGGCTGACGGGCAGCATGGCGGGATGCCGGATCTGTTGTGGGATGACGTCAAGAACTTCTTCGATCCTGATTTGATGGGTGCTCTGCCTGACGTGTGCGTGCCGGAGTCGTCGGTCACCGACTGGGAGGCCGTGTTCGACCTGGTCCGGTCGAGCGGATGGACGTGGGAGTACTCGGAGGGCGGCGTCACCGGGTCGCTGCCGTCTGCTGCCGAGGTGCTGTCACGTCCCGCTGATGCGGACTTCGCTGATCTGCGGGTCTGGCCGGTCCCGGATGTGTTGGCGATCTTCTATCCGATGTCCGCCGACGAGATCGACTTTGACGTCGACTTCCGCGAGCTGCAGGGCCAGGACGGGGTGGACATCCTGTGCGACTTCCTGGGGGCGATCGGCCGTCGGCTGGGCAAGCCGGTGGTCATGACCGGCGGAGGCGACTACGGGAATCCCGTGCTCGGGTTCGACCCCACGGCCGACCGTGTGGTGCTGCTGGCCGATCCTCAGCTGATCGAGCTGATCGAGTTGGTCGGCCCGGCCACGGGCGGTGCCGGCTCAGATGAATGACGCGCGCGGCGAGAACCACCGAGCCGAGCATGGGTTACCCACATTGATCACTTTCGTGGCCGGTTGACTCCCCGTCGCGTGGCGCAGGCAGGGAGATCCAGCTGGCCGCCGACAAGCAGCTGGGCTCAGCTCGTGTCCGCGGTCCTTTCGGACCAGTCGTGGCGCGGGTCTTTGCGGGTCAGTCGCCTCGTCATGAGACTGATGAATGCCCAGTCCAAGTGGGCTTCGCTGTGCTGGGGCAGCCGCTCGTAGTCCCGGCAGTTGCGGCGGGCGTTCATGATCCAGTCGATCGACCGTTCGACCGACACATCCGATGAACTCGTGCGTACCGCTTCACGTCACGGGTAACGGGGTGCATCCGCCCCGTCTACGGTCGGCAGAGGTAGAACAGCTCGGGGTCGCCCTCATCGAGGCCGTGGAGAAGGCCGACCGGGCTCCAACCGGCTCGTTGAAGCAGTCGCTGCATCGGCTGGTTGGAGACGTTGGTCGAGGTGAAGAGCTTGGGGGTTCGTGCACGAGGCAGCCACGGCGTTCAGCAACCGATGACCAACGCCTCTGCCGCGGGCCGATGGGGCCACCATCAGCATGGTGACGAGGCCCTGTTCGAAGAACGTGTACTCAACCACGCAGTAGCCAAGCAGGCCAGACGCGTCCTCCGCTACGACCACCAAGCCCTGCTGGCACCACTTTCGGATGCTCGCCTGCCGCCCTACGTCACCTTCGACCGCGACCGCGTCGATCACAACCAGCGCGTCCGATTCTGACTCACTCGCGCGGCGCACAACGAACTCGCCGAGGTCCACTGAATCGTCCATGAGCTCATGCTGTCAGTTCGCTCCAGAAGCCGTCCTCCCCCGGTCGTCTATCGCGGACCAGGCCGTAAGAGGTCGCGCGGATAGATGGCCGCTGGGGCGGCGTTGAGGGCGTGTACTCCAGCTAGGCTCAGAAGATCACCGGTTCCAGACCGCTATGAGGGATCCATGGCCGTGACCTACTTGATGCTCGCGCGGCTACCTGAAGGGGGCTTGGGCGCCTTCGATGCTTATGAGAGCGCTGTCCTGCCCCTCCTTGCCGAGCATGGAGGGCGTCTTGAGCGCCGACTGCGCACTCTGGACGATCAGGTCGAGGCTCACCTCATAACCTTTCCCAGCAGCGAGGATCTCGCTGCCTTCCGGGCGGATCCCCGGCGTTCTGCCGCTGCACCACTGCTGGAGTCGTCTGGGGCAGCGGTCGAACTGCTCGCGGTGCGCGACGTTTGGATGTGGCGCGGACGAGGGCGCGGTCATGGTCGGCGGTTCGAGCGTTCGTCCCGAATGCGTCGACGACGGTGGCGCGCCGCTCGTAGCAGCGGGCGAGCCGGTAAGGCGTTTCCTGCCGGCCCTTACGACGTCATCACATGCGTCGCCACGATCCACCACCTGCCGTTCACCCAGGCGCTCACCCGTTTCCGCCGTCATCTGGCTCCGGGAGGGACCCTGGTGATCGTCGGCCTGTCTCGCGCCCAGACCCCTGTGGACCACCTGCTCGGTGTTGTCGCCATTCCGGCCAACGCTGCCATGGGCTGGCTCAAGAACAAGGGTCGCCCCTCGCAGCGGCCCGTCTCCATGACGGCCCCCACTCGCTCAGCGGACATGACCTTTGACGACATCATCCGTGAAGCCAGAGACGTCCTCCCTGGCGCACGGCTGCGACGACGGTTGTTCTGGCGCTATACGCTTGTATGGAATCAGCCCTGAGTGGCCCGTGACTTCCTCGACCAAGTGTCGGTGCGGGGGCTCTTGCGGGTGAGGCGTCGGGTCATCGTGGTGATGAGTGCCCAGTTCAGGTGTGCTTCGGAGTGCTGGGGCAGCCGTTCGTAGTCGCGTGCGTTCATGCACCAGCCGATCGTGCGCTCGACTTTCCAGCGGCGGGGTAGCACGACGAAGCCCTTGACCCCTTTGGGTCGGGAGACGATGCGCAGGGTGAGCCAGAGACGCTCGCGGGCCCAGTCCACGAGTTCGCCGGCGTAGCCGCGGTCGGCCCAGACCTGGGTGATCTGCGGCTGAGTAAGGCGCAGGCGCCAGAACACGTCGCGGGCGGCGTCGCGGTCCTGGAGATCGGCGGGCGTCACCGTGATCATCACCGGCAGGCCGAGCGTGTCCACGGTGATATGTCGCTTGCGCCCGTTGATCTTCTTCGCGGCGTCGTAACCGCGGCTGTTGCGGCCGACGGTGGAGGCTCCCTTGACCGACTGGGAGTCGACGATCAGGGTCACGGGATGGGGGCAGCGGCCCTTGCCGGTACGGATCCTCCGGCGGAGCTGGTCACGTATGTAGGTGACGACCCCGGCCCGGTTCCACCGCCAGAAGAACCCGTAAACCGTCTCCCACGGAGGGAAATCCGCAGGCAGGGCCCTCCACTTCGCGCCGTTGTCGACGATGTAGCGGATGCCGTCGACGATCTCCCGCCGGGGCCACTTCTCCGGATGCCCGCCGCTCTTGGTCTGGCAGGCCGGGGTGGGTAGCAGGGGTTCCAGAAGGGCCCATTCGGCGACGGAGGTGTCGGACGGGTAGCGGCGGCGACGGGTGGCAGCGGGCTCGGCAGGGTGATCGGCGGCGAGGGCTATTTGGAGAGCTGGGCGAGGCTGGCGCGGACGCCGGTGAGCTGGGCGGTGGCGAGCTGGGCCCATTCGTCGTCGGGGTAGCGGGCCAGGTGCGGATCGAGCGTGCCCGTGATCATCCGGGTGAGGCGGCCGAGGATCTGCCGGAACTGCCGCTTGTCGTATTCGATCCAGTCCGCGGGGTCGTCGGAGAACATGAACCCGTCGCGGCGGGTCCATGTGATCGGCGTCAGGTTCTCCGCGGCGACGACGTCGCGGACGTGCCGGATGCCGCGGCCGATCTGCGAGCGGGTCAGGCGGGTGGCGGCCATGAGCTGGTAGGTGTGCTGGCCGGCGGGGCGTGCTTCCATCAGGGCGACGCGGACGAGGTCGCCGTAGTGCTCGGCCAGGGGCCGGGCCTCCCGGTGTCGCGGCATGGCCTACTCGCCTTTGAGTAGCTGGACCAGCTGCTCGTCCAGGGTGAACTCGCCGTTGTCGAGGGCTCCTTCGAGCCAGTCCGCCGCGGCGAGGACCCGCCCGATCTGCCGCCTCACGGTCTCGCGCTCGTCCTCCGTGAACTCCCGCCCGCGCAGCTGTGGGACCAGGCGGCCGAGGGTGGCCACGAAGCCGTGGCAGGAGCCGACCAGGTCGAGGTACTCGATGGTGTGCTCGATCGCGCGGACGGCCGGGGTGCGTTCCCGGATCCGGTCACGGGTCTCGTGGGAGTTGTCGAACTGGGCGCGGTTGACGAGCATCCGGGTGGTGTCGTCCCGCATCGTTTTCCGGGCGATGTCTGGACGGCGCAGCAGGCTGGTGGTGACCTCCTGGGCGACGGTTTCGTCCCTGGTCAGCTCGGTGACGACCCGCACCTTCTCGGCTGGGGTGACGTGCTCGGTCACTGCGGGCCGCTTCAGCAGGTCGGTGGCGACCTGGGCGGCGACCTCGTCGTCCCGGGTCAGGTCGGCCACGGCCTGGACCTTCTCATCCACCGTGACCGGCCGGTCGACGCGCTGGCCGACGACCCGCTTCGCGCCGTCCGGCGTCCACTGCCTCGCTCCGGTGCGCGGGTTGAACGGCGCGTCCTCGATCGCCGCCCACCGCTCGTCATCGACCACGACCGACGCCAGGATGCGGTGAACCGTGAACGACACACCCTCCTTGCGCCGCTCCTTCGGCCACCGGTTGGCGGTGTAACGCCAGTCCTCCACCGTCCGGCGCTCGACGCCGATATCGTCCACGAACATCTGCAACGACTCCGTCACCGTGAACAGGTCATCCGTGCCGTTCGGCATCGACCCGCCCACCAACCTCATCGGCTCGACCTCCAACGCCATGTCACCCAGGGCGAACTGCGCCCTCGCGACCTGCGCGATCAGTTCCTTCGCCTGGGTGACGAGCTGTTCGTAATGCTGCCGGGTGACGTTCCCGATCCGGTCGGCCACGTCGGTCATGAAGACCACCGCCCCCGCCCGGGCCCGGCCACCACGACGTGACCGGTCAAAAGGGGCGCCAGCCCCGGGTCACCATCCACCGTGACGCGGACGCGACAGGCCGGGGCAGAGCGTGAACCAGGGGCGCTCGAAGCACCGAGTAGACGCTCCCAACTTCCCTGCAAAACAAGGCATGTTCAAGATGCTCGCGAGCCGTTCGGCTACGGCGTTTCCGTAACGCCGTTCCGCGACGCCCGCCGCTGACGACAGGCCCGCACCCGGCAACGATCCGAGCAGTACACCGCCGCCCTCGACCGCTCTACTCCCACCGTCCACGACCGCCCGCAGACCGGGCACTCAACTTGCTTCCCGCGCTGTATCGCGGCCACCCGTTGCCGGGCCCGCTGAAGCCTCCGCCACTGCCGTGACCTGCACCGACCCGAGCAGAACACCGCCTCCGCCGCCATCGTCTGCGCCAGCGGATCACCGCACTCCCGGCAGTACCGCCGAGCCGTCTCACCAGCCCCCACACTCAGATCATCCAGCCGCACGCACCTCACGGCCAGGGATCAAAAACACCTACTGAGAGAGGGGAAGGCGTACGTCGAGGCCCCGTGGGCGCACTGGTCCAAGATCTGCTGTTCCAGGACGGCCGGCACACCGATGAGCCGTGGACGCCGCTGCGCCGCGACCTCACGGAGCCGGTGGAGGACCGAGGCGTGCGGATCGAGGTGATCGGGTCGGAGCAGGCGCACGTGCGGACCGCCGTACAGCGGGCCTCGCTCGAAAGGTCGACGTTCACGGCCGAGCACTGGCGCGCGATGGCGGCCGGACTGCCGTACGCCGACGCCCGGTGTCTGGTCGCGTACGACGAGCAGGGCAACGCGGTAGCGGCGGTGACGGTGTGGTCGGCCGGTCCGGGGAAGCCCGGGTTGCTCGAGCCGATGGGCGTGGGGGGGCCGGGAACATCGCGGTCACGGCTACGGCAGGCGATCACCATCGCCGGCTTCCAGCAGCTCCCAGAGGTCCGGGACCGACGCCGTGTCGCCTAGTAGTGCTTCGTTAGGTTGTGGGCTGTCTGTGGCTGCTCCGAGGGCTGGGCAGGGGGCGTCCGCAGGTGGTGCAGGTACCGGTCCAGCACCTCAGCAGGTCCTGAAGAACGTCGAGGACCTGGTAGAGGGTCAGGCCGGTGTGTGGACTTTTGGGTCGAGCCGCCTGAGGGTGAGGAATGCCTGGGCGGCGGTGACGAGGGTGACGTGGTGGTGCCAGCCGCGCCAGGTGCGGCCCTCGAAGTGGTCCAGTCCGAGGCCATGCTTGAGCTCGCGGTAATCGTGCTCGATCCGCCAGCGCATCTTGGCCCACCGCACCAGGTCAGCGGCCGGTGTGGCGGCAGGCAGGTTCGATATCCAGTAGTCCGTCGGAGCGTCCTGGCCGTCCGGCCATTCGACGAGGAGTGTCTGGACGGGCAGGACGCCGTCCCACCGGTTGCGGCCGCCGTCCGCCTCCTGCGCTGCGGCCAGGGACTGCTTGCCCGCGGGCCGCACTGTCAGCACCGCGAACCGCGAAGTCATCGCGCCTTTGCTGCCCTGCCTCCAGGTCACCTCGGTGAACCGCTCCGCACCCGCCTCCCCGGCGAGGACGCAGACGGCTCGCGGTGGGGTGCGGTAGCGGGCAAGGGTGGGCGGTCCGAGCCCGCCATACGCAGGCTGGTGCGGCTCAGCATCCTCCGGGTGGGCGACTTCCTTCCCGTTCAGGGCCAGGACATAGGACAGCCCTCGCTCCTGGAGACCGAGCCGGAAGGGGGTGCTGACGCCGTAGCCGGCGTCGGCGACCACGACCGGCGCCTTCAACTGCCACTGGGCGAGTGTGTCCAGGAGACCGAGCGCGAGACGCCACTTCTCCCGGTGCACCACGTCGTCGGGGACTCCTGCCCTGCGGCATCGGTCCGGCTCGTCCGTCCACTCACGCGGCAGATACAACTGCCACTCCAACGGGCACGAGGCAGTGTCGGTGGCGGCATGGACACTGACCGCGACCTGGCAGTTCGCCCGCTTGCCGACCGCTCCGCAGTACTGGCGGGCCACCCCGACCGACGCCTTGCCGCACTTGGGGAACGAGACATCGTCGATCACCCACACCTCGGGCCTGACAACTCCGGACAGCCGCTCGGCGATCCGCTGCCTGACCGGCAGCGGATCCCACGGCGACTGGTTCACGAACTGCTGCAGGGCCTGCATGTTCCCGTCCGGCAGACGCTCGGCCATCGGCTGGATCGACTTGCGCCGGCCGTCGAGCATCAGGCCCCGCAGATAACACTCGCCCCA
Above is a window of Streptomyces sp. DT2A-34 DNA encoding:
- a CDS encoding IS701 family transposase, with protein sequence MRLGEVERLRGELAEFVADVFGSFPRRDQRRWGECYLRGLMLDGRRKSIQPMAERLPDGNMQALQQFVNQSPWDPLPVRQRIAERLSGVVRPEVWVIDDVSFPKCGKASVGVARQYCGAVGKRANCQVAVSVHAATDTASCPLEWQLYLPREWTDEPDRCRRAGVPDDVVHREKWRLALGLLDTLAQWQLKAPVVVADAGYGVSTPFRLGLQERGLSYVLALNGKEVAHPEDAEPHQPAYGGLGPPTLARYRTPPRAVCVLAGEAGAERFTEVTWRQGSKGAMTSRFAVLTVRPAGKQSLAAAQEADGGRNRWDGVLPVQTLLVEWPDGQDAPTDYWISNLPAATPAADLVRWAKMRWRIEHDYRELKHGLGLDHFEGRTWRGWHHHVTLVTAAQAFLTLRRLDPKVHTPA
- a CDS encoding thermonuclease family protein is translated as MVVLRVIDGDTIEVRGSGQVVPEGSVARVRLLEIDAPERGACFADDATARTAALLPPGSSARAERDTELTDRYDRYLLYVWNEQGVFVNESLVRSGHAKAVLYPPNDKYWTRISGAEDTARQAGAGLWSTCSDASSTPTAPSDIPAPDTPTRPNLPDGPPAGVPDVDCSDLSGPVWVGPNDPHRLDADGDGIGCDAS
- a CDS encoding GNAT family N-acetyltransferase; amino-acid sequence: MDDSVDLGEFVVRRASESESDALVVIDAVAVEGDVGRQASIRKWCQQGLVVVAEDASGLLGYCVVEYTFFEQGLVTMLMVAPSARGRGVGHRLLNAVAASCTNPQALHLDQRLQPADAATASTSRLEPGRPSPRPR
- a CDS encoding excalibur calcium-binding protein, yielding MRSRTAVTGIVAAVAWIAPLSGVAHAQDLDCRDFAFQEDAQAFFNQDPSDPHRLDEDQGPDDQIACEALPRRGTAAAAGTVTPAATPTRGVRGGVGGASSVGTSGWAITLGVGLTASAFAVGGYVLRARRRS
- a CDS encoding IS5 family transposase, translating into MGPARHRPAHRRPRQPRPALQIALAADHPAEPAATRRRRYPSDTSVAEWALLEPLLPTPACQTKSGGHPEKWPRREIVDGIRYIVDNGAKWRALPADFPPWETVYGFFWRWNRAGVVTYIRDQLRRRIRTGKGRCPHPVTLIVDSQSVKGASTVGRNSRGYDAAKKINGRKRHITVDTLGLPVMITVTPADLQDRDAARDVFWRLRLTQPQITQVWADRGYAGELVDWARERLWLTLRIVSRPKGVKGFVVLPRRWKVERTIGWCMNARDYERLPQHSEAHLNWALITTMTRRLTRKSPRTDTWSRKSRATQG
- a CDS encoding DUF6192 family protein, which encodes MTDVADRIGNVTRQHYEQLVTQAKELIAQVARAQFALGDMALEVEPMRLVGGSMPNGTDDLFTVTESLQMFVDDIGVERRTVEDWRYTANRWPKERRKEGVSFTVHRILASVVVDDERWAAIEDAPFNPRTGARQWTPDGAKRVVGQRVDRPVTVDEKVQAVADLTRDDEVAAQVATDLLKRPAVTEHVTPAEKVRVVTELTRDETVAQEVTTSLLRRPDIARKTMRDDTTRMLVNRAQFDNSHETRDRIRERTPAVRAIEHTIEYLDLVGSCHGFVATLGRLVPQLRGREFTEDERETVRRQIGRVLAAADWLEGALDNGEFTLDEQLVQLLKGE
- a CDS encoding class I SAM-dependent methyltransferase; amino-acid sequence: MAVTYLMLARLPEGGLGAFDAYESAVLPLLAEHGGRLERRLRTLDDQVEAHLITFPSSEDLAAFRADPRRSAAAPLLESSGAAVELLAVRDVWMWRGRGRGHGRRFERSSRMRRRRWRAARSSGRAGKAFPAGPYDVITCVATIHHLPFTQALTRFRRHLAPGGTLVIVGLSRAQTPVDHLLGVVAIPANAAMGWLKNKGRPSQRPVSMTAPTRSADMTFDDIIREARDVLPGARLRRRLFWRYTLVWNQP